A window of Nicotiana sylvestris chromosome 8, ASM39365v2, whole genome shotgun sequence genomic DNA:
cccaagcctaacctgagtgatacagaagcagtcaatttaggggaccaagataatatccgagaaactaagataagtgttcaTATGGAACCACAAATGAGggaagagataatcaaagcattgtttgaattcaaagatattttcgcatggtcctatgacgacatgccaggtctaagcactgacttggtggttcacgaattgcccactgacccggcatgccccctatcaagcagaagctgaggaaatttaaaactgatatgagcgtgaagattaaggaagaggtcaccaaacagtttgaggccaaagtcattcgggtcacccggtatcccatctagttagccaatgttgtacctgtgccgaagaaggatgtcaagaccagggtatgtgttgattatcgagatctcaacaaggcaagtcccaaggataacttcccattgcctaacatccatatattaatcgataattgtgccaaacatgagattggttcttttgtggattgttatgcgggctattcagatcttaatatatgaggaggacgcagaaaagacggcgttcatcatgccatggggaacgtactgctatcgagttatgccatttggtttgaaaaatgctggggcaacctacatgaagGCAATGATGActatattccacgacatgatacacagggagattgaggtttatgtggatgatgtgattataaagtctagaaagcagtctgaccatgtcagagatctgagaaagttttTCCTAAGGCTTCGCagatacaatctcaagcttaatccttcaaaatgcgcattcggtgtcccgtctggaaagttgttgggattcatagtcagccgccgaggtattgaattagacccgtcaaagatcaaagctatccaggaactgccacccccaaagaacaagaccgaggtgataagtctgttggggagattgaattacatcagccggtgtattgctcagctcacaacaacttatgagcccatcttcaaactgttaaagaaagatgttgcggttaagtggacagatgaatgtcaggaagcatttgataagataaaggggtacttgtcaaacccacctatgttggtcccgccagaaccagggagacctttaattctgtatttgacggtcttggacaatttatttggatgtgtgttgggacagcatgacatcaccggcaggaagtagcaggccatatattatcttagTAATAAATTCatatcttacgaggttaagtacactcctcttgagaggacgtgttacgccctaacttgggtagcccagaagctgaaacattatttgtcatcttatactacttacctcatctctcgcttggatccgttgaagtatatcttccagaagcctatgcccatgggAAGGCTCgtaaagtggcagattttgctcacagaatttgacattgtctacgtgactcggactgtGATGAAAGCACAAGCGTTGGCCGActatttggctgagaatcctatggatgaagaatacgaacctttgaagacttacttccctgatgaagaggtaatgcacattgatgagttggaatagattgaaaggccaggatggaaacttttctttgatggggttgctaacatgaaaggcattgggataggagcggtacttgtttctgaaacagggcatcactacactgttacgactcagcttcggttctattatactaataacatggctgagtacgagtcATGCATTTTGGATTTGAGGATGGTTGTGGATATAggtatccaggaagtcttggtcttgggtgactcggaccttctggtgcaccggATTCAAGGaaagtgggaaactcgggatctaaaactcataccgtatcgacaatgtttacatgatctttgtcagcggttccaatcaatagagttcaggcatatttcgaggattcataatgaggtcgctgatgctttggctactctggcatcaatgttacatcacccagataaggcctatgtggaccctttgcatattcaagtccacgatcaacatgcttattgtaatgtggtggaagaagagctcgatggggagccttggtttcatgatatcaaggagtacatcaggatGGGAGTGTATCTAGTACAAGCcacaagtgatcaaaagagaacaattaggcggttggcaagcgggtttttcttcagcggaggggttctgtacaaaaggactccagatcttggactgctgagatgcatagatgctaggcgggctacaactattatgaccgaagtGCATTCTGGAGTCTGCgaaccgcatatgagtgggtatgtgttggcaaagaagattttccgagcgggttattattggctcactatggagcgagattgtatcagtttcgtgcgtaaatgtcatcagtgcatggagatttgattcattctccaccatctgaattacatacattgtctgcaccatggccttttgttgcttggggaatggatgtcattggaccaatcgagccagcagcgtccaacgggcacaggtttattctggtggccattgattatttcaccaagtggattgaggctaaaacattcaaggttgtaaccaagaaggcagtagttgatcttgtgcatgcaaatatcatttGCTGATTCGGGATACCGatggtaatcatcacagataacggtgctaatctcaacagtcatttgatgaaagaggtatgtcaatagtttaagattgcgcatcgcaattctaccccatatcgtcccaaggagaatggagtagtcgaggcagctaacaagaacataaagaagatacttcgaaaaatggtggagggttctaggcagtggcatgaaaagctgccgttttcattactgggttatcgcactattgtccGTACTTCAGTGGGGGCGACTccctatttgttggtgtatggcatcgaagcagtgatacccgcagaagtggaaattccatcccttcgaattgtcgcggaggctgaggtcgatgatgatgagtggttcaaaacccgcttggaacaattgagtttgatcgacaaGAAaatattggcagcagtgtgtcatggcctactatatcaacaaagaatggcaagagcatataataagaaggtgcatccacggaagtttgaagtaggtcagcaagtgttaagacgtatccttccacatcaggttgaagcaaaatgCAAGTTTTCCCCAAACTGGCAGGAGCTGTttattgtaactagagtgttgtccaatggtgcattgtatttgacagatgtagaaggcaagtgtgtagaaatAGCTACCaactctgatgcagtcaaaagatactatgtatgattctctttggttaatttatatttgtttgtacttggcatatctttgaagatttggaatgacgaaggcattttgtatTGCTATctaaaacactttatcctttgttaccccctttgagccttatttattttctttcatacccctctttcggaatcagtagcgaatatcagaaacacaagcgtgaaagatgagtaaaggaagaagaaaaagagaaagaaaagaaaagaatgaaaagagaaagaaaagaatgaaaagaaaaaagaagaaaaaaaaaagaaaaaaagaaaaaaagaagaagaagaaaaacaataaaagagaaaaagaaagcaaaagagaaagaaaagaaagagaaaagagaaaatcacaacaacaaagtaatttctatgatatgaactacgttcgacctgattccttttaaggatacgtaggcagcctaatagttcggtcccatcaaaataaaaatccaaatctccaaacaagaaactggggcagaagttgcggttgttgtaagaaatctgattccgaaagttgtaattttgaaccaaT
This region includes:
- the LOC138876252 gene encoding uncharacterized protein, coding for MVEGSRQWHEKLPFSLLGYRTIVRTSVGATPYLLVYGIEAVIPAEVEIPSLRIVAEAEVDDDEWFKTRLEQLSLIDKKILAAVCHGLLYQQRMARAYNKKVHPRKFEVGQQVLRRILPHQVEAKCKFSPNWQELFIVTRVLSNGALYLTDVEGKCVEIATNSDAVKRYYV